One stretch of Psilocybe cubensis strain MGC-MH-2018 chromosome 6, whole genome shotgun sequence DNA includes these proteins:
- a CDS encoding Carboxypeptidase S1: MQLKLAVIAAILYITSATRGGQVPVVGGVIGGVPSPIRTTKEFIASPQTIRNVTTPGKLRVVENSGVCETTPGIYQASGYGDLTSTESIWFWFFASRKNPENAPLALWFNGGPGSSSMIGLFQEHGPCRITNDSSSVTHNPFSWNNEANVLYIDQPVGVGFSYGDTKVGTSQEAAADVWSFLQIFLSDKRFSHLKANKLALWTESYGGHYGPTFAAHFIKQNMAIQQGKISGTVLNLQVLGIGNGITNPLVQYPGYLEYAAFNPYHYPLVDDAVLDMANQSWTTPVTGCRDLIIECNGPNGTNFICSEAQGFCNGNILSPLAGNFDVYYVPVENPDPYPPPFDEYINKVASAIGGEVTWIQSSDDVYINFATTGDWMRDSSPDLEFVINSGVRTIIYDGDADYILNFNGVEAMVNNLKTIWSPIYKTQKFKPYSVHGTQTGIYKNAGKFSYVRIFGAGHEVPAYKFGNLDYGEAAAQMFTQIMRDECLSST, encoded by the exons ATGCAATTAAAGCTTGCCGTAATTGCTGCAATTCTATATATAACTAGTGCCACTCGTGGTGGTCAAGTACCTGTCGTGGGCGGAGTCATTGGAGGGGTTCCATCCCCTATACGTACAACAAAAGAGTTTATCGCCTCGCCTCAAACAATAAGAAATGTGACGACCCCTGGTAAACTAAGGGTTGTCGAAAACTCAGGCGTATGCG AAACAACCCCCGGAATCTATCAGGCATCAGGATATGGAGACCTAACATCTACTGAGAGCATCTG GTTCTGGTTTTTCGCTTCTCGCAAGAATCCTGAAAATGCCCCTCTTGCGCTGTGGTTCAATGGAGGG CCTGGCAGCTCAAGTATGATTGGCCTCTTTCAAGAACACGGGCCATGCAGGATCACGAATGACAGTTCGTCCGTAACTCACAATCCATTTTCCTGGAACAACGAGGCGAATGTTCTGTATATTGACCAGCCAGTTGGGGTGGGCTTCTCTTACGGAGACACTAAGGTTGGTACATCGCAGGAGGCAGCAGCAGATGTTTGGTCATTCCTGCAAATTTTCCTCTCGGACAAGAGGTTCTCGCATTTGAAAGCAAACAAACTTGCCTTGTGGACCGAGTC CTATGGTGGTCATTATGGCCCAACATTTGCAGC TCACTTTATCAAGCAAAATATGGCTATTCAGCAGGGAAAAATATCTGGTACGGTTCTCAACTTACAAGTACTCGGTATAGGTAATGGAATCACG AATCCTCTGGTGCAATATCCTGGTTATCTTGAGTATGCTGCCTTTAACCCATACCATTATCCTCTGGTCGACGACGCGGTTCTGGACATGGCAAATCAATCGTGGACAACACCTGTAACTGGCTGCAGGGATCTG ATTATAGAGTGTAACGGGCCCAATGGTACCAACTTTATATGCTCAGAGGCTCAAGGATTCTGCAATGGCAATATTCTATCCCCTTTGGCGGGCAATTTCGAT GTGTACTATGTACCGGTTGAGAACCCTGACCCATACCCACCGCCGTTTGACGAATACATCAATAAAGTCGCATCAGCAATTGGAGGAGAGGTGACATGGATCCAATCTAGCGACGACGTTTACATCAATTTTGCGACAACAG GTGACTGGATGAGAGATTCCAGCCCAGACCTCGAGTTCGTTATCAATTCAGGA GTTAGAACGATCATCTACGATGGGGATGCG GATTACATTCTGAATTTTAATGGGGTGGAAGCAATG GTCAATAATTTGAAAACGATTTGGTCCCCAATTTACAAGACACAGAAGTTTAAGCCCTACTCCGTGCACGGGACGCAGACCGGGATATACAAGAACGCCGGGAAGTTTTCCTATGTTCGTATCTTTGGAGCTGGACATGAAGTGCCTGCATATAAA TTTGGTAATTTAGACTACGGAGAGGCAGCAGCCCAGATGTTTACGCAGATTATGCGTGATGAATGCCTCTCAAGTACATAG
- a CDS encoding Carboxypeptidase S1 → MIGLFQEHGPCRITNDSTSVTLNPFSWNNKANVLYIDQPVGVGFSHGDLKVGTSQQAASDIWTFMQMFLSDSRFSKYQANNLAIWTESYGGHYGPTFASFFLSQNAAIDAGTVSGLKLNLKVLGVGDGLTDPLTQYPGYISYAASNPYHALVSTSAISKANTSWSSSTGCKSQITSCNNGGSNSVCSKAQSFCNNNILSPLAGNFDVYYVPTRNPDPYPPDLTNYLASIASKIGAEATWEETNENVYSNFAATGKNSRPDLETVINAGVRTIVYDGDADYILNFNGVEAMVNALDTQFTTLFKQQQFQTYTVAGQTAGQFKNAGLFSYVRIFGAGHEVPAYKFGTLAYGQAAAQMFTQIMANQSLSST, encoded by the exons ATGATTGGACTTTTCCAAGAACATGGTCCTTGTCGAATTACTAATGACAGCACATCGGTTACTCTCAACCCGTTTTCATGGAATAACAAAGCCAATGTGCTATACATTGATCAACCCGTTGGAGTAGGGTTCTCTCATGGAGATCTTAAAGTTGGGACATCACAGCAGGCTGCTTCCGATATCTGGACCTTTATGCAGATGTTCCTCTCAGACTCCAGGTTTTCAAAGTACCAGGCCAATAACCTGGCTATCTGGACGGAATC ATACGGCGGTCACTATGGTCCTACATTTGCTTC attctttctttctcagAATGCGGCCATTGACGCCGGCACTGTTTCTGGCTTGAAGTTGAATCTCAAAGTTCTGGGAGTCGGAGATGGACTTACG GATCCGTTGACACAGTACCCCGGCTATATCTCATACGCCGCAAGTAATCCTTATCACGCGTTAGTCTCTACTTCAGCCATCTCCAAGGCAAATACTTCCTGGTCATCCTCGACTGGATGCAAATCCCAG ATCACGTCCTGTAACAATGGCGGATCCAACTCCGTCTGTTCGAAAGCTCAAAGTTTCTGCAATAACAACATCTTGTCACCTCTAGCGGGAAATTTTGAT GTATACTACGTTCCAACAAGGAACCCTGACCCATACCCTCCCGATCTTACTAATTATCTCGCTTCTATCGCAAGCAAGATCGGCGCAGAGGCAACTTGGGAGGAAACAAATGAGAATGTGTATTCCAATTTTGCGGCAACCGGCAA AAATTCTCGCCCTGACTTGGAGACTGTCATTAACGCCGGG GTACGAACCATCGTTTATGATGGTGATGCG GACTATATTCTGAATTTCAACGGAGTGGAAGCAATG GTCAACGCGCTCGACACCCAATTTACGACTTTATTCAAGCAGCAGCAATTCCAGACGTACACAGTTGCTGGACAGACAGCTGGGCAATTCAAGAATGCTGGTCTTTTCTCTTATGTTCGCATTTTTGGCGCTGGCCACGAGGTACCTGCGTACAAG TTTGGAACGCTAGCTTATGGACAGGCAGCCGCTCAAATGTTCACCCAAATAATGGCTAACCAATCACTTTCATCGACATAA
- a CDS encoding putative secreted protein (putative secreted protein ARB_07466) yields the protein MLFLLLLSVTLLDTALGAVNDACTAGSTPGVCLSTSTCSSAGGTSHAGFCPNDPSTVQCCTKACATSGICRFSNTCSSGLTETGLCPGPSNFVCCFPSATSSCAPPAVNAATLALIKQFEGFVASPAPDPIGLPTVGYGHLCQTTNCGEVPFAFPLTQAQATSLLNTDLKTFTACLTSDISNEVILNDNQFGALSSWAFNEGCGNVGSSTLISRLNVGQDPDTVAAQELPKWDIAGGSVLPGLVTRRAAEVKLFQTPSNVIAHPPQC from the exons ATgctttttctgcttcttctctCGGTAACCCTTCTAGATACTGCTCTCGGTGCTGTAAATGACGCATGCACTGCCGGAAGTACTCCAGGAGTATGTTTGTCAACCAGTACCTGCTCTTCAGCAGGCGGAACATCACACGCAGGATTTTGTCCCAATGATCCATCGACAGTGCAATGTTGCACAAAAGCATGTGCAACCTCAGGAATTTGTCGCTTTTCCAATACATGTAGTAGCGGACTCACTGAAACTG GCTTGTGTCCCGGCCCCAGCAACTTTGTTTGTTGCTTCCCTTCCGCAACAAGCAGCTGTGCACCTCCGGCCGTAAACGCTGCCACACTTGCGCTTATCAAGCAATTTGAAGGATTTGTCGCGAGTCCCGCTCCCGATCCCATTGGTCTCCCGACTGTTGGTTATGGACACCTCTGCCAAACTACAAATTGTGGGGAAGTTCCATTTGCCTTCCCTCTCACCCAAGCTCAGGCAACGAGCCTGCTCAACACCGATCTCAAGACGTTCACGGCATGCCTTACAAGTGATATCAGTAACGAAGTTATTTTGAACGACAACCAATTTGGTGCCTTGAGCTCATGGGCATTCAATGAAGGATGTGGCAACGTTGGAAGCTCTACCCTGATATCGAGACTGAATGTAGGACAGGACCCTGACACAGTTGCTGCGCAAGAGTTACCAAAGTGGGATATAGCTGGAGGTTCTGTCCTTCCAGGGTTGGTGACCCGACGGGCAGCTGAAGTGAAGCTATTCCAGACGCCCTCCAATGTTATTGCTCATCCTCCACAATGTTAA
- a CDS encoding Carboxypeptidase S1 — MLLSFAISVLLPTARVFGGQIPVVEGVIGGVPSVSSTNELLEFPQVTSNITTPGKLRVVENSGVCETTPGVFQASGYGDLTATESIWFWFFASRKDPENAPLALWFNGGPGSSSMIGLLQENGPCRITNDSTSVTLNPFSWNNEANVLYIDQPVGVGFSHGDTKVGTSEAAAADVWSFLQIFLNDKRFSHLKKNKLALWTESYGGHYGPTFAAHFLKQNSAILERKISGTILNLQVLGIGDGLTNPLAQYPGYLQYAAVNPYHPLVNETVLAAANISWTTPKTGCRDLIIACNAPVWNTTVCSQAQSFCNNRILSPLAGIYDVYYVLTPDPDPYPPQISTYLNNVASKIGGEVQWSQSSRVVYANFANTGDWMRDSSPDLEFVINSGVRTIIYDGDVDYILNFNGVEAMVADLKTIWSPLFKQQKFKSFSVRGQATGLYKNAGKFSYVRIFGAGHEVPAYKYGKLEYGEAAAQMFTQIMRDESLSST; from the exons ATGCTTCTCTCTTTTGCAATCAGTGTTTTACTGCCCACGGCCAGGGTTTTTGGAGGCCAAATTCCTGTTGTAGAAGGCGTAATTGGCGGGGTACCCTCAGTGTCTTCCACAAATGAACTCCTCGAGTTCCCTCAAGTTACTTCCAATATTACGACTCCAGGAAAGTTGAGAGTTGTTGAAAACTCTGGAGTCTGTG AAACTACGCCGGGAGTCTTTCAAGCATCTGGGTACGGTGATCTAACAGCTACGGAGAGTATATG GTTCTGGTTTTTTGCGTCTCGAAAAGATCCCGAGAACGCACCCCTCGCATTGTGGTTCAACGGAGGA CCCGGAAGCTCTAGTATGATTGGTCTGCTCCAGGAGAATGGCCCCTGTCGGATCACAAACGACAGCACATCCGTAACGCTGAATCCATTTTCATGGAACAACGAAGCCAATGTGCTTTACATCGATCAGCCTGTTGGCGTAGGCTTCTCCCATGGTGACACAAAAGTTGGCACTTCagaggcggcagcagcagatgtGTGGTCATTCTTACAGATCTTCCTCAACGACAAGCGTTTTTCGCATCTGAAGAAGAATAAGCTTGCGCTTTGGACTGAATC TTACGGAGGCCATTATGGTCCCACATTCGCGGC TCACTTCCTCAAGCAAAACTCCGCAATCCTGGAGCGGAAGATTTCAGGAACGATCCTTAATTTACAGGTTCTCGGTATTGGTGATGGACTTACG AATCCGCTAGCACAATATCCTGGATACCTCCAATATGCCGCTGTTAACCCTTACCACCCATTAGTAAACGAGACCGTTCTTGCAGCCGCCAATATTTCGTGGACGACACCCAAGACGGGTTGCAGGGATCTG ATCATAGCGTGCAATGCACCCGTCTGGAACACTACCGTATGCTCACAGGCACAATCCTTTTGTAACAACAGAATTTTATCCCCTTTGGCTGGAATTTACGAT GTGTATTATGTTTTGACACCCGATCCCGATCCGTATCCGCCTCAAATCTCTACTTATCTCAACAATGTAGCGTCAAAAATCGGAGGCGAGGTTCAATGGTCGCAGTCGAGCAGAGTTGTATATGCCAATTTTGCAAACACAG GCGATTGGATGAGGGATTCAAGCCCTGACCTTGAATTCGTTATCAATTCCGGA GTCAGGACCATCATATACGACGGTGACGTT GACTACATTCTAAACTTCAATGGTGTAGAGGCAATG GTGGCCGACCTGAAGACTATTTGGTCTCCTCTTTTCAAGCAGCAAAAGTTCAAGTCTTTCTCCGTCCGTGGACAGGCTACTGGGCTCTACAAGAATGCCGGGAAGTTCTCTTACGTCCGAATCTTTGGAGCTGGGCACGAAGTACCGGCGTACAAG TACGGGAAACTTGAGTATGGAGAGGCTGCTGCTCAAATGTTTACGCAGATAATGCGTGACGAGAGTCTTTCGAGCACATGA
- a CDS encoding putative MFS-type transporter YdeR, translating into MAPVKMDNKPTLCACKTDSYDASKTIAATYPTKDLWIFSIPLHLRYNPDKPFGFSYVKTLLYSVTTTLIVANLYYCQPLLIQMSQSFEASYEEVSRIPTCVQAGYAVGLFLICPLGDSVRRRQLVLGLILCTTLLSIGLAVTRDVIVFEVLSFFVGLANVAPQILIPLVAEIAPQEIRAFAFSLTLTGLMFGILLARVVAGLVAEFFPWRVVYYAAIIIQALVLTGLYFTLPDYPAKGADPPSWRLHWSTLVLAVTEPIAVQVILINIGASACFSYYWVTLTFLLGGPPYNYSTVVIGLFGLLGMAGVAAGPISGRLVDHIRPWHSLLLSITLLLVFQAVQVVAGGIHISAVIVSCFGLDFVQQIQTVALATYIFSISIAAISRLNALYMISFYVGQIIGSSVGTAIFIRYGWRASALFGLGLYGFQLCVVQNEE; encoded by the exons ATGGCCCCAGTAAAAATGGACAACAAACCAACTCTTTGTGCATGTAAAACAGATAGCTATGATGCATCAAAGACGATAGCGGCTACCTATCCAACCAAAGATTTATGGATATTTTCAATACCATTGCACCTGCGATACAATCCCGACAAGCCATTTGGTTTCAGCTATGTAAAAACATTATTATATTCCGTGACTACAACACTCA TTGTGGCCAACCTGTATTACTGTCAACCGTTATTGA TCCAGATGTCACAGTCATTTGAAGCATCCTACGAGGAGGTGTCTAG AATACCAACGTGTGTCCAGGCAGG CTATGCCGTCGGCCTTTTTCTCATTTGTCCTCTTGGAGATAGTGTCCGCCGCCGGCAGCTGGTGTTGGGACTCATATTGTGCACAACACTGCTTTCTATCGGACTTGCAGTGACAAGAGATGTAATCGTCTTTGAGGTCCTGTCCTTCTTCGTCGGACTGGCGAATGTTGCACCACAGATCTTAATCCCACTTGTTGCTGAAATTGCCCCGCAGGAAATTCGGGCATTTGCATTCTCGCTTACCCTCACTGGATTGATGTTTGGCATTCTCCTTGCAAGGGTAGTGGCGGGACTGGTGGCTGAGTTCTTTCCGTGGCGTGTTGTATACTACGCTGCGATAATCATCCAGGCTCTCGTTCTGACAGGGCTATACTTCACGCTTCCGGATTACCCTGCAAAAGGAGCTGATCCCCCTTCGTGGCGATTACACTGGTCCACTCTCGTACTGGCAGTCACTGAGCCTATTGCAGTACAGGTCATACTCATCAACATAGGAGCGAGTGCATGCTTTTCTTATTACTGGGTTACATTGACGTTCCTCCTCGGTGGACCACCGTATAACTATTCTAC AGTTGTGATAGGTCTTTTTGGATTGCTTGGAATGGCAGGGGTAGCTGCTGGACCTATCAGCGGGCGCCTCGTCGATCATATCCGCCCATGGCACTCACTTCTTCTTTCAATAACCCTTCTACTGGTATTTCAGGCAGTGCAGGTTGTAGCCGGAGGTATCCATATATCAGCTGTGATAGTATCCTGCTTTGGTTTGGATTTTGTGCAGCAGATACAGACAGTTGCATTGGCGACCTACATCTTTAG TATATCTATAGCAGCAATTTCACGCTTGAATGCCCTATATATGATCTCG TTCTATGTGGGGCAGATTATTGGGTCATCCGTTGGAACTGCTATCTTCATTAGATACGGATGGAGAGCATCAGCGCTGTTTGGCCTCGGACTCTACGGCTTCCAGCTATGCGTG GTTCAAAATGAGGAATAA